In Rhodothermales bacterium, the genomic window GGCAACCCTCCAGTTCCGCGCAGCCCACTCGTCAGACCTCGTCCGCGAGGGCCGGCGGTTCGACTTCGTCATCAGCAACCACGTGCTGCACCACCTCGACGCCGAAACGCGCGAGGTGCTTCTGCAGGATTCCCAGGCGCTGGCGACACACACCGCGGTTCACAACGACATTCGCCGGGACGACTTGGGCTACCTGGGGTTTTCCGTGTTCGGGCTGGCCTTCCCCGGATCGTTCATTCGAACGGACGGCCTGCGCTCCATTCGTCGGAGCTACACTCCCGCCGAGCTGGCCGCGGTGCTGCCGGCGGGCTGGCGGGCGGAGCCCGCCTGGCCGTTCCGGCTCCTGGCAGTGTGGCGACATGATTGACGTGGCGATTGTCGGGGGTGGTCCTGTAGGCCTGGACCTGGCGAACCGCCTGGTCCAGGCCCACAGGACCGTGCGCGTGCTGGAGAAGCGAGCCGCCATCGGCACGCACTCCCGATCCATCGGCATTCATCCGCCCAGCCTGGAGATGCTGCGCGAGACGGGAGTCACCGACGAGCTGCTGGCGCGCGGCGTGCACATCCGGGAGGGCATCGCCTACGTGTCAGGCCGGGAAGCGGGCCGCATCGACATGAGGTTGCTGCCTCCTCCCTTTCCGTTCGTGCTGGCCATCCCGCAGTACGTCACCGAGCAGGTCCTGCAAGACCGGCTGCCTGCCGAGTGCATCACGCGCGGCGTGGAGGTGACCGCACTGACCCAGCATCAGGATCGGGTGGTCCTGCAAACTCCTGACGGACCAGTCGCCGCCCGGTTTGTGGTGGGTGCCGACGGACAGCATTCGACCGTGCGCACCCTGCTGGGTATCCCGTTCCGTGGAGGCGCCTACCGGGACCGATATCTCATGGGCGACTTCTCGGACACCACGGATTTTGGTGAGCGTGCCGCCATCTTCCTGGACCCAGACGGGCTAACCGAGGCTTTTCCCCTACCCGGCAAGATCCGGCGGTGGGTGGTGCGCTTGCAGGACCGTGACGACGCAGAAGCCGACGTTCACCGCCTCATCCATCTGGTACGACAGCGCACCGACCACCGACCGGACCCCGCCACCAACACCATGCTGTCCGCCTTCCGGGTCTACCGCCTGCTCGCTGAGCGGCTGAACCACGGCCGCGTGATCCTGGCCGGAGACGCCGCACACGTAGTCAGCCCCATCGGCGGCCAGGGCATGAACGTCGGCTGGCTGGACGGCCGGCACGCCGCCGGAATCCTGCAGCAAGCCCTGGACGGCGCCGACCACCGGCCTTTGTTCGAGGCCTACACCCGCCGTCGCCGCCGCACCGCGCGGCAAGCCGCGCGGCGCGCCGAGTTCAACATGGCCTTCGGCCGCCCCGGACCGCTGGCGCCCTTCATGCGAGCGGGGGCCAGAGCGATCCTCTGGCCCCCGCTCGCACGCCTGGCCGTGCAGCGCTTCACCATGCGCGGACTTACTTGATGCCTTCCGGCCTCGGCTGGGGCTCGCCTGCACCACGACCGCCTCGCGGGCTGGTGATCTTCAGCTCGCCGGAAGCCGTCTCGCCGTCCACGTCAATCTGCACCGTGTACGTTCCCGGCGTGAGATACGTGTTGCCGTCTCCCGCCTCCTCCGGCTCGCCGGGAAGCGCATCGACATCCTGGGCCGTCAGGCCGTAGTCGATGTAGTTGAGGCCGCGCCACATGGGCAGCGTGCCCTCAAAGACCAGCGCGTCCTCATGCATGACGCGGATCGTCACCAAACCGTCCCGCCCGATCCAGAACGGCAGCTTCACCGACGGCTCGTTCGTACGGCCGTAGCCGAAGTCGCGCCCCCAGAACGGGCTGTGGCCCACATCGTCCATGTCAAACACGTGCGCGTTCCGGGCCATGAGATCCCCGGTGAGCTGCTGCACCTCCTGGATGCTGCCGATGTAGATCGAGCGCCCATGCGTGCCGACCACCAGGTCCTTCTCGCGCTGCTGCACTTTCAGGTCATGCACCGGCGAGCCGTGCAGGCCCTCCATGAAGAGGTGCCACGTGACGCCGCGATCCAACGAGGCATACGCCCCGTGGTCCGTGCCCACATACAGGATATCCTCGTTCTCGGGGTCCTCAACGATCACATTGACCGGCTCATCCGGAAGCCCCGCATCAATGCGTCGCCACGTCGCGCCGAAGTCATCCGACGCGTAGACATACGCATCAAAGTGATCCCAGCGGTAGCCGTTCAGGGTCACGTACACGCGTCCCACTTCGTGATGGGAAGCCTCCACGCGCGACACCCACAGGTTCTGCGGCATATCGTCGGAAATGCGCTGCCAGGACACGCCGCCGTCGCGCGACACGTGCACCAGCCCATCGTCACTGCCCGTGTACAGTAGTCCAAACCGAAGCGGTGACTCGTCGATCGTCGCCAGGGTGCCATAGGGCACATCCCCCCGGCGACCGCCAAGCGTCAGGTCGGGGGATATCGCCTCCATCTCCTCGCCCTGCAGCATGGAGCGATGCAGCCGGTTCGACCCGTAGTAGAGGATGTCCTGGTTGTGCCGGCTCAGATGGATCGGCGTCTGCCAGTTGAAGCGCAGCGGCCGCTCGCCCAGCTCATGACGCGGCCGGATGCCGGCCCGCGAACTGTTGTCCCCGGTGGGAACGCGCGAGTAGAAACCGAACTGGCTGCCCGTATAGACGATGTCGTTCGTGCGCGTATCGACCTCTACCTGCATGCCATCGCCGCCGGCCAGCCGACGGTACGGATACCGCCCGGCACCGACCCAGCCGGTGTTCGCCTGGTAGTTGCTCGGCCCGTACCACACGCCGTTGTCCTGCAGGCCGCCGTACACGTTGTAGGGTTCGGCGTCATCCACCTGAATGGCATAGAACTGGCCGACCGAGGGCGTATTCAGCTTGGCCCAGTTCTCGCCATCGTCCCAGGTCATGTTCAGACCGCCGTCGTTGCCGTTGATGATGTGGCCCACACGACGTGGGTTGACCCACATGGCCTGGTGGTCGGCATGCACACCCGGGCCGCCGATACTGGTCCAGGAAGCGCCACCGTCCTCGGATTTCAGGAGCGGCACACCCAGCACGTACAGCCGGTCCGGCGTATCGGGCGCCACCCGGATTTCGCCGAAGTAGTAGCCATACGAGTTGTACAGGCCGTTCAGGTAGTCCTCATGCGTGCGACTCCAGGTCTGCCCGCCGTCGTCAGAGCGGTAGACCTCGGCGGCAATCACCGGCGTGTTGAACAGCAGCGAGTTCGCGTCCTCCACGAACTCCACCAGCGCCACCGGCTCGATCTCCCCGTCCCGCACCATCTGGATCACGCGGTCCGCGGAGTACTGCCGCGGAAAGCGCTCGGCCTGCAGATAATCCGCCACCTGCTCCCTGTCGAGCAAAAGGAAGTCCCGGCTGGACATGTTGCGGAGCGCATCGCGCGTCAGTCCCTCTTCCTCTTCTTCCTCGTCCTCGGCCGGGCGCCGATCGTAGTTGTCCAGCAGCGCATACATGATGTCCGGGTTGTCCCCGTAGACCGCAAGGCCGATGCGCCCCACCAGGTCTCCCTGCGGAAAACCGGACTCGGGCGTCGACAGCAGCGTCCACGTCTCCCCCGCATCGTCCGTGCGCCAGATGCCGGAGCCCTCGCCGCCCTCGACAAAATTCCAGGCCCGCCGCTCGCGATGCCAGGTGGCGGCGTACATGACGTTCGCATCGGAAGGATGCTGCACGAGGTCGATCACGCCGGTGTGCTCATCGACCGAGAGCGTATTGCGCCACGTCTGGCCGCCGTCGGTAGTCTTGTACAGTCCGCGGTCGGGCGATGGGGAATACAGCGGCCCGACGGCCCCGACAAAGACGGTGTTCGGGTCTTCGGGATGGATCAGGATGCGTCCCGTGCGCTGCGTGGCGGCCAGCCCCATGTGCTGCCAGGTGCCGCCGCCGTCGTCCGAGCGATAGACCCCATCGCCCGCATAGGAGCTCCGGCTGGAGTTGTTCTCCCCCGTGCCCACCCAGATGACGGGCTCGCGATTCGGATAGTCCGTCCAGTCCACGGCGATGTCGCCGATGGTCATCACGCCCTGGTTGTCAAAAACGGGCTCGAAGGAGACGCCGTTGTTGTCCGTGCGCCAGAGGCCGCCCGAGGCGTAGGCCACAAAGAAATGGGTGGGGTCCTCAACCCACGCGTCGATGTCGGTGACGCGTCCGCTCATGATCGTCGGCCCCACGTTGCGGAACGGCACGCCCCCTACCACGGACGACATGGCCATCGACTTCCGTTTTTCAACGGACTCCGCGCGCTCCTCGGCGGAGGTGGCAGGCACGTCTGAGGTCATTTCCTGGGCGATGGCCGGAGAGGCGGCCAGAACGAGCAGGAGTAGTATCGAAGTCAGGCGCATGGCGGGGCGGGAGGTTGTTGAGGGCCGCCAAGTTCGGGGATGGGGTGCGACCGCGCCAGACCGGCGGGCGTCGCCCGCTCCAGTACCGGGCGGCCTCAGGCCACCACGGCACGCACCGTATCCAGCGCGACGTTTCGCCCGCTCAGGACCACCACCGTCGGCCCCGAGACCTGCACGGCCGGATCCAGACAGGCCGCCACGGCCACCGCCGAACTCGGCTCAATCACATAGTGATGGTGCTCCAGCATCCATCGCATGCCCATGGCGATGGCCGGCTCGGAAACCTCAATCACCTGCTTCACCCGGTCCCTCAGAGCGGCGAATCCCGTTTGCCCGATGCCTCCTTCCAGGCCGCCGGCGAGCGTATCGCCCGTTTCCAGACGGGTCACCGCACTTCCCAGCTTCAGAGAGCGTCTGAGCGCCGGACTTGCGGCCGTCTGGGCTGCTACGAGGCGAGCCGGGGCCTCATCGCACGAAACCATGCCCCCGGACATGCCGCCGCCGCCCACTGGCACGACCACGGTTTCGACATCCGGGACCTGACGCCGAATCTCAAGCATCAGCGTGCCGCCGTTGGCGGCGAGGATGCGTTCGTCGTCATAGGCGCTGAGGAACGGGATGCGTGCGGCCTCGATTTGCCCGAGCGCCCAGAGCTCCGTGTCGTCGAAGCCGTCGAACTCGCTGCGAACGAGCTCCGCGCCGAGGGACTCCAGGTGGGCGGCCTTTGCAGCATCCACCGATCGGGGCACGTAGATGCGCACCTCGAGACCGAGCATGCGGCCGGCCCAGGCGACGCCGATGCCATGGTTGCCCGCCGAAACCGTGGCGACGCGGGTTTGGCCCGCTTCCTTCAGCCGGCTCAGCGCGAACCAGGCGCCTCGGATCTTGAACGAGCCGGTGATCTGCAGGCATTCCAGTTTGAGGTGGACCGGTACCCCCAGGTGATCCGACAGGGGCTCGCTGTATTCACACGGCGTCTCGCGGATAACCGGTGCGAGCGCAGCTTCGGCCTGGTGCACAAGGTCCTGGAACATGCGGCGCCAACGCCGGGGAGCCAGGAGGGGTTCAGTGCCAGGTGCGGCGGCTGGTCCGGTGCGGTCGCGACGCGGGCTTCAGTGCCGGGTGCGGCGGCTGGTCCAGTGCGGTCGCGAGGCGGGCTTCAGTGCCGGGCGCGACGGGCTTCAATCTCGGGCGCGCGGCCGCGCTGGATGCGGGGCACTAGCACGACCCGAGCCTCACGCGGCGCGGGTCTCCCTGCGTTTTGCGCGTATGATCGCCTCCTGCAGCTCTTCCGTGCGCACGGGCTTGCCCAGGTAGTCGTCGGCGCCGGCGCGGCCGCAGGCCTCGCGATCCTCCGGAAGCACGGCCGCCGTCAGCGCGACAATCCAGGGCTGCCTCTCCGAGGGGATGTGGGCGCGGATGTACCGGGTTGCCTCGAGGCCGTCCATGACGGGCATCTGGATATCCATGAACACCAGGTCGAAGTCGGTCCGTTCAACGGCTTCGCAGGCCTCGCGACCATTTCCGGCAGTTTCGACGCTATGGCCGAGCTTCTCCAGCAGGCGCGTAATGACCCTACGATTTATCAGGTTGTCCTCCACGAGGAGGAGGCGGCTGCCCGCCTGGGTGGCCTCGGCCTCTTCCGGCCGCGCGTCGTCCCAGACCTCCAGGGACCGCGGGCGCACGCTTCGGGGCGAAGCCAGCCGTTCGCTCATCTCCTCCAGCAAACCCGCGACGGCATCAGTCCCGTTGCGAATCGATTCCAAATACTCGGCCTGCTCCGGGTCGAGCGGGGTAGACGCCAGCAGGCCCGTCACACCGACGATGGCGTTCATGGCCGTACGGATCTCGTGGTTGAGCCGATTGAGATCCTGTCGTTGATACTGGTCCGCGTTCTGCGGCATGGAGCGGAAGAATGGTGCCTAGTGCCTCAGCGTCAGTATCGGCGAGCATCGCGGCGCCGTTAATACAGATTTCCAGTAGTCCTGCCTCGAAATCACGCCCTGATCTGGTGGCACCAGATGCGGTGGGTCGCGTACTATGCGTTTCTGCCCGGTGGCGCCCCGGGCCCATCAGTTGTGTTGTAATGGAAGAGATTCTCTCACCTGCTTTGACCGACGGCGTCAATCCCCGGCTGATGGACCAGCTGACGACGGGAGCGATGCTACTGCGCGCCGAGGGTGCTTCGGCCCGCATCGACCGCCTTCAGCGTTTGCGCGAGGCCATCCTGAACCATCGGGAAGCCCTCTACCAGGCGTTCATGGACGATCTGGGCAAGGACCAGGATTCGGTAGACCTCCAGGCACTGCTGCCGATCGGCATGGAGCTGGAGCACACGGTCGCGAACGTGCGCAACTGGATTCGCAGCCGCCGCGTGGCGTCGCCGTTGCCATACCGGGGCTCTCGCAGCGAAATCCATGTGGACCCGAAAGGTGTGGTACTCATCATGGGCGCGTGGAACTATCCGTTGTTGCTGACCCTCGGGCCACTGATCAGCGCGGTCGCGGCCGGGTGCGCGGTGTGCATCAAGCCTTCGGAACAGGCACCAGCCGTCGCGGCCGTGGTGGAGGACATTGTCGACGCCTGCTTCAACGATGAAGAGGTGCAGGTTGTCCAGGGGGACGCGCGTATTGCGCAATCCCTGACGGCGCTGCCGTTCGACCACATTTTCTTTACCGGCAGTACCCGGGTGGGCGCCCTGGTGATGCAGAAGGCCGCCGAGTCGCTGACGCCGGTGACGCTGGAGCTGGGCGGCAAGTCACCGACCATCGTGGACCAGACCGCGGACCTCAAGCGCGCCGCAGAGCGCATCGTCTGGGGCAAGTTCACGAACAGCGGACAAACCTGCGTGGCCACGGACTACATCTATGTGCACCACACCCGGCAGGACGCACTGGTGAAGGAGCTTCGCACGCAGATCGCCAGGCTCTACCCGACCGAAGAGAGCACCGGGCGCATCGTGAACGCCGGGCATCACATGCGCCTGGCCGCGATGACTGCGGACGCGGTGGCACATGGCGCGAAGATCGTCGAGGGCGGGGGCACCTCCGTGGACGACCTGTGTATCGAGCCGACCATTCTCACGAATGTGGATCCGAACTCGCTCGTGATGCAGGAGGAGATCTTCGGCCCCATCCTGCCGGTTCTGCCCTACACCGACCTGTCGGACGCCATCGACGGCATCAATGAGCGGCCCGTTCCCCTGGCGATGTACGTGTTTACGGCCCGAGAGGGGGTGGTGCGGCGCCTGCTGAAAGAGACGAGGAGCGGCGGCCTGGTCGTGAACGACACCGTAATCCAATACGGCAACCCCCACCTGCCCTTCGGCGGCGTCGGTGCCAGCGGCATCGGCCGTGCGCACGGCTACTGGGGCTTCCTGGAGTTCTCCAACGTGCGCAGCGTGCTGCGGCAGCGCCGCGGCTGGTCGTGGACATCCCTGCTCTACCCCCCGTATACCGGGTGGAAGAAGCCGGCCATCACGTGGCTGCTCAAGAAGTTCGGGATGCGGTAACGGGCGATGGGCTCTGCGGCCCACTCAGGGACTACTTCGGCCCCATGCGGATCGCGCCGTCAAGCCGTATCACTTCCCCGTTCAGCATGCGATTCTCCACGATGTGCTGGGCCAGAAACGCATAGTCCTCCGGCGTGCCAAGTCGCGACGGGAACGGGATCTGGGCAGCCAGCGACTCCTGCACCTCCGCCGGCATGCCGGAGACCATGGGCGTCAGCATCACTCCGGGCGCAATGGTCACGACGCGGATGCCGAGCCCCGACAGATCACGGGCGATGGGCAGGGTCATGCCGACTACGCCCCCCTTCGACGCACTGTAGGCCGCCTGCCCGATCTGACCGTCGTAGGCGGCGATAGAAGCGGTATTGATGATCACGCCGCGCTCGCCGTCCTCGCCTGGCTCGTTGTCCGCCATCGCAGCTGCGGCGAGACGGATGACGTTGAACGTGCCTACCAGGTTGACCTGAACAATCCGGGCAAAGCTCTCGAGGTCATGGGGTCCCTTGCGCCCCAGCGTGCGCCGGCCTACCAGGATGCCCGCGCAATTGACCACACCGCTGACCTTGCCGAACGTCTCCCGACATGCCTGCACCGCGGCCTGCGTGCTTTCTTCGGAGGTCACGTCCGTGTGCACAAAACGGGCACCGATGCGCCGGGCGTGCTCCTCACCGGCTTCCTGGTTGATGTCGGCCACGACCACGTTGGCCCCGTACTCGCGAAAACGGGCGGCCGTGCCGGCACCCAGACCCGAACCACCGCCGGTCACGATAAATGCGCTTCCCTTGAGATCCATGGCAACTAGTTTTGTGCTATCCCGTGCAAGCTAGCGCCGCCAGCCATGAAGCGGCCACGAATAGACTTCCCCCTGTGATGCGCCGACTGTTTCTGCTCCTGGTTCCGACTGTGTTCGTGTTCGCCGCGTGCGACCCGGGCACCGACCTTGGCGAGGACCCCGAAGAATCGACCTGGGACGTCATCCAGGCCCGGATCCTGCAGCCCAAGTGCGCCGAGGCCTGCCACGCGGCCGGCACCACGCATGCCGAAGCCTCCGGGCTGGTTCTGACCGCGGATGTGGCCTATGAGCAGCTTGTGGGTGAGCCGCCCACGAACTCTGCGGCCCGGAACGCGGGACTGCTGCGTGTGCATTCTTCCCCATCGACAGATCTGTATCAGAGCTATCTCTGGGTCAAGATCAATGCGCCCGAGCAGGACCGGCTCTACAAGGACACGCCGGAGTTCGGCTCGCTGATGCCCCTGGGCACCCCACCGCTGACCTATGGTGAGCTCAACTACATCCGGCGCTGGCTACTGGCCGGAGCACCGAAAGACGGCGTTGTGGCCGACGAGATCGTACTGACGGATACCGCTACGTACCGCCAGCAGCATTACGAGCCGCTGCCGGAGCTGGCGTTTGAGGAAGGCATCTCGCTGCGGCTGGAGCCCTTTGAGGTCGCGCCGAACTTTGAGCGCGAGTTCTTTGTGCGGGATCCCTACACACTCGATCAGGACCGGCTGATCAAGCGGTCCACGATGTCGATGCGTCCCGGTTCGCACCATTTCATCGCCTACACATTCTCGGATCGCACTCCGGCGAATCGGCTGCCGCTCAAGGGGCAAGTGCGCGATCTTCGGCAGCCCAACGGCGCGCTGAACGGCGGCGTGTTTCAGCAGATGCAGTACCACGAGTTCTTTTCGGGCACACAGTGGCCGCGCATGGACTACCGTTTCCCGGACGGCGTGGCCCTGCATGTGCATGAGGGCACCACGTTCGACATGAACTCGCACTACGTGAACCTGACGTCGGAGCCAGCCATCGGCGAGGTGCAGGTCAACCTGGAGTTCGCCCAGCCCGGTGAGGTGCAGCACGTGGCCCACGTGCTCAACCTGAACAACACTGAATTCGAGTTGCCGGCGAGGAAAGTGACCACCGTGTCGCGAACGTTCCGCGCCAACGAGCGGCTGAATGTCTTCACGCTGTTCAGTCATGCGCACAAGCACATGATCGAGTTCCGCGTCGAGATCTCCGGAGGCGCGCGTGACGGCGAGATGGTATACCTGGCCACCGACTACGAGCACCCCCCGATTCTGGAGATTAGCCCGCCTTTGGTGATCGAGGAGGGTCAGGGCCTCCGGCTGGTCACGACCTACAACAACTGGACGGACGAGACCAAGCGCTTCGGATTTCTCTCCACGGATGAGATGATGATCCTCTTCGGCTACTACTACACGGACGCCGGAAAGGGGTGGGAGCCGGGACCTGGCGGACCGTTTACGCCGGTTTCGGGCATGGCGACTAGCCGGTAGGTCAGCGCACGAGGATCATCGGCCGGGTGAATACCGATCCACCGATGCGGAAGCGGTAGTAGTAGACACCGGGCGTCAGGCCGGCGGCAGCGAACTCGGCGGAATGCTGCCCGGCATCGTAGGGCCCGTCCGCCAGCGTAGTCACGTGGCGTCCCAGCAGGTCAAAAACGTGCAGTTCCAGGGTGGCGGGCACCGGGAGCTCGAACTCGATCCGTGTGCGAGCGGAAAACGGGTTCGGCCGATTTCCGGAGAGCGCCAGGCGCGCATTGTCCGGAATGTCCGGACTGGGGCGTGCCGAGACCGTCGGTGATGTAATGAAGTCTCGGTTCTCGCGCACGATGTCGGCCACCTCGCGCAGCTTCACGACGGAATCCAACCGGTCGGCGCCTTGTGCCCACAACAGGGCCACTATCATCTCCTGCTCGTCTCCGGGGTCCATCGTGAAGGGTCCGAAGTACATGAACGCCTCCCGGTGGCCGCCACCGAAGCGCTCGCCGGCGCCGTCCATGTTCTCGTTGGACCAGTAGCTGCCGGCGACAGGATCCCCGGGGTACTGGTGCATGCTGCGCCGCTCACCGGGGATTCCGGCGCCTCTTCCAAGCCCACCCTCCACCAGCGGCGGGCCTGATGTGTGGAAGCCACGGGCATATCGAAAATGCTCTACGGTGCGCCAGGGCCAGCAGCAGGAATCGTCCAGTGGGTGCCACGAGGCCGTCAGGCCGATCTCCTGCCCATCGTCCCCAGTGGGGCCCTGGATCAACATGGCGCCGGTGGCGGGAGGCGGCACGTTCGGATAGGCCCGGTCCCTGTCGACCATGCTGTAGAAGTACACCATCTGACGCGTGGTGTCTGTCCCTGAGTAGTCCTCGTACGTATCGCCGGACTCACCATCGACAAAGAAACCGAGGTACACCTGATTCGCGCGCCTGGTGCCGCGGTACGTCACCTGGTACTTCAGGAATGTCTGCTTGTCGAGCACGTCGGCTCGGTCGAAGGCCCAGGCGGACACCCGAACCTCGATTCCGAGCGGACGCGTGGGATTGTGACCTCGGCGCTCCTCGGCTCCCTGGTCGTGCATGACCCACCAGAGCATGTGATCGCCGAGCGCGGCCGGCACGTCATAGCGGGGGTCGAAGGAATCCGGGTTGCCGTCGCCCTCAAGCACGGACGCACCCAGTTCGATGGGCCACTCCACATCTTCATCGTGCTCAATCTGCCTGCGCGAGACGCTCCACACGCGGTCGAAGCGGTCGCACCGCTCCTGCGTCACGTCCTCAACCGACTCGGGCCACGGCCCCGGCGAGAACAGGCTTTCGTATTGCCACGGACTGGTGACCAGGGTATCGCCGCCTACCCTGCCCTGGATGAGCACGGAACTACCCCAGAACGCCTTGACGTCGGAGGACGCGGGGATCTGATACCGCGTCAGCCCTCTTGCCCTGGTGTAATGCGTGCCGTCCAGCGCGAAATCGGCCACGAGGTTCGCCGTCTCGAGCGTTCCCCTGGCGGTGGGCTGCGTGCAACCGCTGCTCTGGGCGAACGCCTGCGCAGGCCCACACAGCCCAATGACCAGTGCACACAGAGCCCATCGGAGAGTGGAGAGTTGCCCGCGCCACCTCACCGCTTTACCACGACCCGGCTCTGACCGTTGGATTTCAGCACGTACAACCCCGCCGGGGCTCGCGCTCCGGAGAGCAGCGTTCCGTCCCACGACGGCGGCTGGAACGATGCCACGCGGCGTCCGAGCAGGTCATACACGTCCACCGAAGAGACTGCGTCTACGGTGAGCTTGTTGACGAACGGGTTCGGCCAGGCCGCCAACATCTCCTCAGCAGGAAGCTCGGCGGATGCGACCGCCGTGGCGTCCGCCGTACCGTAGATGTAGAGCCGCTTCCAGATCGAGACGACCAGATTCAACCGGCCGTCACCGTTCACGTCGGCCAGATCCATGTCCATGCGCCGACCCGGACTCGGCATCTGAAGGACCTGCGCGACCGTCCATCCGCCGGAGCCGTCATTCTCGAGAACCCAGATATGCCCCAGCCGATACATGGACAGAACGGCA contains:
- a CDS encoding FAD-dependent monooxygenase; the encoded protein is MIDVAIVGGGPVGLDLANRLVQAHRTVRVLEKRAAIGTHSRSIGIHPPSLEMLRETGVTDELLARGVHIREGIAYVSGREAGRIDMRLLPPPFPFVLAIPQYVTEQVLQDRLPAECITRGVEVTALTQHQDRVVLQTPDGPVAARFVVGADGQHSTVRTLLGIPFRGGAYRDRYLMGDFSDTTDFGERAAIFLDPDGLTEAFPLPGKIRRWVVRLQDRDDAEADVHRLIHLVRQRTDHRPDPATNTMLSAFRVYRLLAERLNHGRVILAGDAAHVVSPIGGQGMNVGWLDGRHAAGILQQALDGADHRPLFEAYTRRRRRTARQAARRAEFNMAFGRPGPLAPFMRAGARAILWPPLARLAVQRFTMRGLT
- a CDS encoding pyridoxal-phosphate dependent enzyme — encoded protein: MFQDLVHQAEAALAPVIRETPCEYSEPLSDHLGVPVHLKLECLQITGSFKIRGAWFALSRLKEAGQTRVATVSAGNHGIGVAWAGRMLGLEVRIYVPRSVDAAKAAHLESLGAELVRSEFDGFDDTELWALGQIEAARIPFLSAYDDERILAANGGTLMLEIRRQVPDVETVVVPVGGGGMSGGMVSCDEAPARLVAAQTAASPALRRSLKLGSAVTRLETGDTLAGGLEGGIGQTGFAALRDRVKQVIEVSEPAIAMGMRWMLEHHHYVIEPSSAVAVAACLDPAVQVSGPTVVVLSGRNVALDTVRAVVA
- a CDS encoding response regulator, producing the protein MPQNADQYQRQDLNRLNHEIRTAMNAIVGVTGLLASTPLDPEQAEYLESIRNGTDAVAGLLEEMSERLASPRSVRPRSLEVWDDARPEEAEATQAGSRLLLVEDNLINRRVITRLLEKLGHSVETAGNGREACEAVERTDFDLVFMDIQMPVMDGLEATRYIRAHIPSERQPWIVALTAAVLPEDREACGRAGADDYLGKPVRTEELQEAIIRAKRRETRAA
- a CDS encoding aldehyde dehydrogenase family protein encodes the protein MEEILSPALTDGVNPRLMDQLTTGAMLLRAEGASARIDRLQRLREAILNHREALYQAFMDDLGKDQDSVDLQALLPIGMELEHTVANVRNWIRSRRVASPLPYRGSRSEIHVDPKGVVLIMGAWNYPLLLTLGPLISAVAAGCAVCIKPSEQAPAVAAVVEDIVDACFNDEEVQVVQGDARIAQSLTALPFDHIFFTGSTRVGALVMQKAAESLTPVTLELGGKSPTIVDQTADLKRAAERIVWGKFTNSGQTCVATDYIYVHHTRQDALVKELRTQIARLYPTEESTGRIVNAGHHMRLAAMTADAVAHGAKIVEGGGTSVDDLCIEPTILTNVDPNSLVMQEEIFGPILPVLPYTDLSDAIDGINERPVPLAMYVFTAREGVVRRLLKETRSGGLVVNDTVIQYGNPHLPFGGVGASGIGRAHGYWGFLEFSNVRSVLRQRRGWSWTSLLYPPYTGWKKPAITWLLKKFGMR
- a CDS encoding 3-hydroxyacyl-CoA dehydrogenase, whose amino-acid sequence is MDLKGSAFIVTGGGSGLGAGTAARFREYGANVVVADINQEAGEEHARRIGARFVHTDVTSEESTQAAVQACRETFGKVSGVVNCAGILVGRRTLGRKGPHDLESFARIVQVNLVGTFNVIRLAAAAMADNEPGEDGERGVIINTASIAAYDGQIGQAAYSASKGGVVGMTLPIARDLSGLGIRVVTIAPGVMLTPMVSGMPAEVQESLAAQIPFPSRLGTPEDYAFLAQHIVENRMLNGEVIRLDGAIRMGPK
- a CDS encoding T9SS type A sorting domain-containing protein, with product MADFALDGTHYTRARGLTRYQIPASSDVKAFWGSSVLIQGRVGGDTLVTSPWQYESLFSPGPWPESVEDVTQERCDRFDRVWSVSRRQIEHDEDVEWPIELGASVLEGDGNPDSFDPRYDVPAALGDHMLWWVMHDQGAEERRGHNPTRPLGIEVRVSAWAFDRADVLDKQTFLKYQVTYRGTRRANQVYLGFFVDGESGDTYEDYSGTDTTRQMVYFYSMVDRDRAYPNVPPPATGAMLIQGPTGDDGQEIGLTASWHPLDDSCCWPWRTVEHFRYARGFHTSGPPLVEGGLGRGAGIPGERRSMHQYPGDPVAGSYWSNENMDGAGERFGGGHREAFMYFGPFTMDPGDEQEMIVALLWAQGADRLDSVVKLREVADIVRENRDFITSPTVSARPSPDIPDNARLALSGNRPNPFSARTRIEFELPVPATLELHVFDLLGRHVTTLADGPYDAGQHSAEFAAAGLTPGVYYYRFRIGGSVFTRPMILVR